A single window of Terriglobia bacterium DNA harbors:
- a CDS encoding AbrB/MazE/SpoVT family DNA-binding domain-containing protein, translated as MKTTISSKGQIVLPAEYRQQDDVQAGQEFEVERLDRGEYRLVRTTPVPNEGIVDWLLACPGKGFFVAIESETTGSL; from the coding sequence GTGAAGACAACCATCTCTTCGAAAGGGCAAATCGTCCTGCCGGCTGAATACCGGCAGCAGGATGATGTTCAGGCGGGCCAGGAATTCGAAGTAGAGCGGCTGGACCGCGGGGAGTACAGGCTCGTGCGAACCACTCCAGTACCCAACGAGGGAATCGTGGATTGGCTCCTGGCATGTCCAGGAAAGGGCTTCTTTGTCGCGATCGAGTCCGAGACCACCGGTTCCCTGTGA
- a CDS encoding RNA-binding protein, giving the protein MFIFKSHWRCDLNRLFVGNIPFSKTEQALGEWFVSQGFRTRSVEIIQDRATNKPRGFGFVELEEDGLAEMAVRSLNGREFAGRVLTISWATPVRQTA; this is encoded by the coding sequence GTGTTCATATTCAAATCTCATTGGAGGTGCGATTTGAACCGACTGTTTGTGGGCAACATACCTTTTAGCAAAACCGAGCAGGCGTTAGGCGAGTGGTTTGTTTCACAAGGATTCAGGACACGGTCTGTGGAGATTATCCAGGACCGCGCAACCAACAAACCACGCGGATTTGGTTTCGTCGAGCTCGAAGAAGACGGGCTTGCAGAGATGGCCGTACGGTCATTGAATGGAAGGGAATTCGCGGGCCGCGTCTTGACCATCAGTTGGGCTACCCCCGTTCGCCAAACGGCCTGA
- a CDS encoding D-2-hydroxyacid dehydrogenase, giving the protein MNVLVFTVWPVEFWRVPESQIRRLRERFPEFTFTHALTDNDAAEAIQTADVALASRLSAAMVERAPRLRWVHSTAAAVGILPLQELAARRIAVSNSRGIQAAPIAEHVMGGLLLLSRRFNLMLEAQRERRWIQNELSSAAWPWSLKGRKMTILGFGTIGQEVARRAHAFGMSVTGIRRRLDQPVPPFVDRIVSGKQLDEALRGSDVLVISAPFIRETDRMIRAEHLALMNPGAILINVARAKIVDESAMMTALQSGRLGGAVLDVFEREPLDAASPLWDLPNVIVSPHSSGLRPDHWDEVIALFSENLLRFQRGEPLVNEVDCNAGY; this is encoded by the coding sequence ATGAACGTTCTTGTATTTACAGTGTGGCCGGTTGAATTTTGGCGGGTTCCCGAGTCGCAGATCCGGCGTCTGCGGGAACGGTTTCCGGAATTCACGTTTACACATGCGCTGACCGACAACGACGCAGCAGAGGCGATTCAAACGGCAGACGTGGCTCTGGCTTCCCGGTTGTCGGCCGCGATGGTCGAGCGGGCGCCGCGATTGCGATGGGTTCATTCGACTGCCGCGGCGGTCGGTATCCTGCCGCTGCAGGAACTGGCCGCGCGTCGAATCGCCGTGAGCAACTCCCGAGGGATTCAGGCTGCGCCGATTGCGGAGCACGTGATGGGCGGCCTCCTTCTGCTTTCGCGCCGCTTCAATCTCATGTTGGAAGCCCAGCGTGAGCGCCGCTGGATTCAGAATGAGCTTTCGAGCGCCGCCTGGCCGTGGAGCTTGAAAGGCCGCAAGATGACGATCCTTGGCTTCGGCACCATCGGTCAGGAAGTGGCGCGACGGGCCCACGCCTTCGGCATGAGTGTGACGGGAATCCGCAGGCGTCTCGATCAGCCGGTCCCGCCGTTCGTGGATCGGATCGTGAGTGGAAAGCAACTGGACGAAGCTTTGCGCGGCTCGGATGTCCTGGTTATCTCGGCCCCATTCATTCGAGAGACGGACCGGATGATCCGGGCGGAACATCTCGCGCTGATGAATCCGGGCGCCATACTTATAAATGTGGCGCGGGCGAAGATCGTCGATGAATCCGCTATGATGACGGCCCTCCAGAGCGGCCGTCTCGGCGGCGCCGTCTTGGATGTTTTTGAGCGCGAGCCGCTGGATGCGGCCAGTCCGTTGTGGGACCTGCCTAACGTCATCGTTTCGCCGCATTCCTCTGGCCTCCGCCCGGACCACTGGGATGAGGTCATTGCTCTTTTCAGCGAGAATCTTCTGCGTTTTCAACGTGGTGAGCCGTTGGTGAATGAAGTGGATTGTAACGCTGGATATTGA
- a CDS encoding ATP-dependent Clp protease adaptor ClpS, which yields MSKIMEMGREALDTELENTTKDELGKMYHVIILNDDEHSFDYVIEMLQAVFNMPYGTAMARTAEADTTGSAIVLTTNLEEAEQKRDQVHAYGPDWRMPNSRGSVAALVEPAD from the coding sequence ATGAGTAAAATAATGGAAATGGGCCGCGAAGCGCTAGATACCGAACTCGAGAACACGACAAAAGACGAACTTGGCAAGATGTACCACGTCATCATTCTCAATGATGACGAGCACAGCTTCGACTACGTTATCGAAATGCTGCAGGCCGTTTTCAACATGCCTTACGGCACGGCGATGGCACGCACCGCCGAAGCCGATACGACCGGCAGCGCGATCGTCCTCACCACAAACCTCGAGGAAGCCGAACAGAAGCGGGACCAGGTTCACGCCTACGGCCCGGACTGGCGCATGCCGAACAGCCGCGGGTCGGTGGCGGCCCTGGTTGAACCCGCGGATTAA
- the rnhA gene encoding ribonuclease HI, translated as MKKVTIYTDGGCSPNPGPGGYGIVLVYGEQRREFSGGFRHTTNNRMELTAAIQGLRALKEPCDVTLFSDSQYVVNGISKGWARRWKSKGWILSNKRPAENVDLWEDLLKLCDNHAVKFEWIRGHNGHAENECCDRLAGEALRGQGLPIDSIFEKGK; from the coding sequence ATGAAAAAAGTAACGATATACACCGACGGCGGATGCTCCCCGAATCCCGGCCCCGGCGGTTACGGAATTGTTCTCGTTTACGGGGAACAACGCAGGGAATTCTCCGGCGGATTTCGTCACACAACAAATAATCGAATGGAACTCACCGCCGCGATTCAAGGATTACGGGCACTGAAGGAACCTTGCGACGTCACGCTGTTCAGCGACTCTCAATACGTCGTCAACGGAATCAGCAAGGGATGGGCCCGGCGGTGGAAATCGAAAGGCTGGATTCTCAGCAACAAACGCCCCGCCGAAAACGTCGATCTGTGGGAAGACCTGCTGAAGCTTTGCGACAACCACGCCGTGAAGTTCGAATGGATCCGCGGTCACAACGGCCATGCGGAGAACGAATGCTGCGATCGCCTCGCCGGCGAAGCGCTACGCGGGCAGGGCCTTCCGATCGACTCCATCTTTGAAAAAGGGAAGTAA
- a CDS encoding TIM barrel protein — protein sequence MKRREFLSTVAGASLVAASPITLSAQAPAATARRGRLKQSVMSSVWGTSKLSFEERCKTLARIGFKGVDLPTAQQISILRDNGLTPALMTGSGTNFQNGLIRKEMHDQFEAEFHKGIDLCAQVGCPTLIAIPGERRGMSAEEGADNAVAIFNRVKGYAEQKNVTLCMEITNAKVAADQRTDQIFNHLAWGLDVCKKVNSPRVKILFDCYHVQIADGDLTRNIKDNFDKICHFHVAGVPSRNEIDDNQEVNYRFVANAIADLGYSGFIAHEFRPTAGRDPIKSLEACFEILNV from the coding sequence ATGAAACGCAGAGAATTTCTCTCCACTGTGGCTGGCGCCAGCCTTGTTGCGGCGTCTCCGATCACGTTATCCGCCCAGGCCCCGGCAGCAACTGCCAGGCGTGGCCGTCTCAAGCAGAGCGTTATGAGTTCCGTCTGGGGTACCTCGAAACTGTCGTTTGAAGAACGCTGCAAAACGCTCGCTCGCATCGGCTTCAAGGGCGTGGATCTTCCGACGGCCCAGCAGATCTCGATCCTGCGGGATAACGGCTTGACGCCGGCGCTGATGACCGGCTCGGGGACGAATTTTCAGAATGGTCTGATCCGCAAAGAGATGCACGACCAGTTCGAAGCGGAGTTCCATAAAGGTATCGATTTGTGCGCCCAGGTCGGATGCCCGACCCTCATCGCGATTCCCGGTGAACGCCGCGGCATGTCCGCCGAAGAAGGCGCCGACAACGCCGTCGCGATTTTCAACCGCGTCAAGGGCTACGCCGAGCAGAAGAACGTCACTCTCTGCATGGAGATCACCAACGCCAAAGTCGCGGCGGATCAGCGCACCGACCAGATCTTCAACCACCTGGCCTGGGGGCTGGATGTTTGCAAAAAGGTGAATTCGCCGCGCGTGAAGATTCTGTTCGATTGCTACCACGTTCAGATCGCCGACGGCGACCTGACGCGCAACATCAAAGACAATTTCGACAAGATCTGCCACTTCCACGTCGCCGGCGTGCCCAGCCGCAACGAGATTGACGACAACCAGGAAGTCAACTACCGGTTCGTAGCGAACGCGATCGCGGATCTCGGATACAGCGGATTCATCGCCCATGAATTCAGGCCCACTGCCGGCCGCGATCCGATCAAGAGCCTGGAAGCCTGTTTCGAAATCCTGAACGTCTAG
- a CDS encoding VOC family protein, whose product MSKITLVTLGVSDVARSVAFYREKAGFDLQGQMEQFAFFGAGAINLMLKGGLRRPNAPLTGAMELVIAAESVTAKHKELTDRGCTFINEPRPVTGDSWAATFTDPDGHWLTLFGPK is encoded by the coding sequence ATGTCAAAAATCACACTGGTTACATTGGGCGTTAGCGATGTCGCCCGGTCTGTTGCTTTTTACCGGGAAAAGGCCGGATTTGACCTTCAGGGGCAGATGGAACAGTTTGCGTTCTTCGGCGCGGGTGCCATTAATCTGATGCTGAAGGGCGGGTTGCGGAGGCCGAATGCCCCGCTCACGGGTGCCATGGAGTTGGTCATCGCGGCGGAAAGCGTCACGGCCAAACATAAGGAACTGACCGACCGGGGCTGCACGTTTATCAATGAACCGCGGCCGGTTACGGGCGATTCCTGGGCCGCAACGTTTACGGATCCGGACGGGCACTGGCTGACGCTTTTCGGCCCGAAATAG
- a CDS encoding DUF1592 domain-containing protein: MRLIIRSLFVVLGCCLVVSAMPQQAPASSSAAAAAAAPYRALLDQYCVTCHNDRAKTAGLMLDKMDVDHPGVGAETWEKVIRKLRGGMMPPQGRPRPSSDDVYKLVSYLETSLDRAEANKPSPGRAAIHRLNRTEYGNAIRDLLALDVDVTDLLPADDESNGFDNIADVLKLSPSLLEQYLTASRKISSLAVGDPAQPAVTQVFRTAPDLAQDEHVEGLPLGTRGGLLIHQNFPLDGQYDFRVFLLRNIVGYMKGLEWPHQLEITIDGERVFIAPVGGEDDNKMSDANFAAAADTIDARLKTRIAVKAGPHNVGVAFLRKNSAEYDEPLEPHTRDHDLQNMNGTPIIERVDMTGPLEPTGPGDTPSRRRIFICRPATAAAAAETACARKILSALARRAYRQPVSDADGDVLMKFYELGRRNRTFESGIENALAFVLTAPKFLFRTESDPPNATAGGAYRVSDIELASRLSFFLWSSIPDDELLNVASQGKLKDPVVLDQQVKRMLADPKSKELVRNFAGQWLFLRNLQSSKPDGHEYPNFDDNLRQAFRQETEMFFDSVLRENRSVLDLLNANYTFVNERLAKHYGIPNVYGTQFRRVTLTDQTRMGLLGQGSVLTVTSYPNRTSPVLRGKWILENILGTPPPPPPPNVPPLKENEEGTKPKSVRELMEDHRRNPACAGCHAVMDPLGFSLENFDGVGEWRTKDQSGPIDASGQLADGTKVEGPVTLRQALMKHPEQFAGTVTEKMMTYALGRGLEYYDMPVVRSIVHDSAKNDYRLSSIIIDIVKSTPFQMRKSQAAAELN, translated from the coding sequence ATGAGACTCATAATACGGTCCTTATTTGTCGTGTTGGGGTGTTGTCTCGTTGTGTCAGCCATGCCGCAGCAGGCACCGGCTTCGTCTTCAGCTGCAGCCGCGGCGGCTGCGCCTTATCGCGCCCTGCTCGATCAGTATTGCGTCACCTGCCATAACGATCGCGCAAAGACCGCCGGTCTCATGCTCGACAAAATGGACGTCGACCACCCCGGCGTGGGTGCGGAAACCTGGGAAAAAGTCATCCGCAAACTCCGCGGCGGAATGATGCCTCCGCAGGGCCGTCCCCGGCCTTCCAGTGACGACGTCTACAAGCTGGTCTCATACCTGGAAACGTCCCTCGACCGAGCCGAAGCGAACAAACCCAGTCCCGGCCGGGCCGCCATCCATCGGCTGAACCGGACCGAGTATGGCAATGCGATCCGCGATCTGCTTGCGCTGGACGTCGACGTCACGGATCTGCTACCGGCAGACGACGAAAGCAACGGCTTCGACAACATAGCGGATGTCTTGAAGCTTTCGCCCTCTCTGCTCGAACAATATCTGACGGCGTCGCGAAAAATCAGCAGCCTGGCAGTGGGCGATCCTGCCCAGCCGGCCGTGACTCAGGTTTTCAGAACAGCGCCGGATCTGGCGCAGGATGAACACGTCGAAGGCCTGCCTCTCGGCACGCGGGGCGGCCTGTTGATCCATCAGAATTTCCCTCTCGACGGGCAGTACGACTTCCGGGTGTTCCTGCTTCGCAATATCGTCGGTTACATGAAGGGCCTGGAGTGGCCGCACCAGCTCGAGATCACCATCGACGGCGAGCGCGTCTTCATCGCGCCGGTGGGCGGCGAAGACGATAACAAAATGTCGGACGCGAACTTCGCGGCCGCCGCCGATACGATCGATGCGCGACTGAAAACGCGCATTGCTGTCAAGGCGGGACCGCACAACGTCGGCGTCGCATTTCTGCGCAAGAATTCGGCGGAGTACGACGAACCGCTCGAGCCGCACACTCGTGATCATGACCTTCAGAACATGAATGGAACGCCGATCATCGAGCGTGTCGATATGACCGGTCCACTGGAGCCCACAGGCCCGGGCGATACACCAAGCCGCCGCCGCATCTTCATTTGCCGGCCTGCGACTGCAGCCGCCGCCGCCGAAACGGCGTGCGCGAGAAAAATACTCTCGGCGCTGGCGCGGCGAGCCTATCGCCAGCCGGTCAGCGATGCCGATGGCGACGTCCTGATGAAGTTCTATGAATTGGGCCGCAGGAATCGAACATTCGAAAGCGGCATTGAGAACGCTCTGGCGTTCGTTCTGACGGCTCCCAAGTTCCTGTTCCGGACGGAATCCGATCCGCCCAATGCCACGGCAGGCGGGGCCTATCGCGTCAGCGACATCGAATTGGCATCGCGCCTCTCATTTTTCTTGTGGAGCAGCATTCCAGACGACGAACTTCTGAATGTCGCGAGCCAGGGCAAGCTCAAAGACCCGGTAGTCCTGGATCAGCAGGTCAAGCGGATGCTCGCCGATCCGAAATCCAAAGAGCTCGTTCGCAACTTCGCCGGCCAATGGCTTTTTTTGAGAAATCTCCAGAGTTCCAAGCCCGACGGTCACGAGTATCCCAACTTCGACGACAATCTGAGGCAGGCTTTCCGCCAGGAAACCGAAATGTTTTTCGACAGCGTCCTGCGCGAAAATCGGAGCGTTCTCGACCTGCTCAATGCGAATTACACCTTCGTCAACGAGCGGCTTGCGAAGCACTACGGGATTCCGAATGTCTATGGAACGCAATTCCGCAGAGTGACCTTGACGGACCAGACGCGAATGGGATTGCTCGGCCAGGGAAGTGTTCTGACGGTCACGTCATATCCAAACCGAACGTCGCCGGTGCTCCGTGGAAAGTGGATTCTGGAAAACATTCTCGGCACACCGCCGCCACCGCCGCCACCGAATGTCCCGCCTTTGAAGGAAAATGAAGAAGGCACGAAACCGAAGTCGGTGAGGGAACTGATGGAAGACCATCGCCGGAATCCGGCTTGTGCCGGGTGCCATGCCGTGATGGATCCGCTCGGCTTTTCGCTCGAAAATTTCGACGGCGTCGGCGAGTGGCGCACAAAAGATCAGTCGGGACCGATCGATGCGTCAGGCCAGCTGGCCGACGGCACCAAGGTCGAAGGCCCGGTAACGCTGCGCCAGGCTTTGATGAAACACCCGGAGCAGTTTGCCGGAACCGTCACGGAAAAAATGATGACGTACGCGCTGGGCCGCGGCCTCGAGTACTACGACATGCCGGTCGTGCGCAGCATCGTGCATGACTCGGCCAAAAACGATTACAGATTGTCTTCGATCATTATCGATATCGTGAAGAGCACTCCATTTCAAATGAGGAAATCGCAAGCAGCAGCCGAACTCAATTGA
- a CDS encoding DUF1552 domain-containing protein: MFISKRHLSRRTFLKGAGTTLALPFLESMIPAMTAQAATNSGTRLALVYVPHGAIMDRWTPKTEGADFEFTPILKPLEPYRQYVNVVSGLGHKAADSTAVHSLSPTTWLSGVRPKPTQGPDAYAGVTADQIAAQAIGQDTQLPSLELATEDHSGLIGECDRDYGCIYMNTLSWRTPTTPLPMEINPRKVFERMFGQGSNAAERLTRKQQDRSILDGFMQQAATLQKKLGPRDRATVNDYLESVREIERRIERTGVEQTNTDVTVPAAPAGIPYSYDDHVKLMYDLLVLSYQANITRVITFMVAREISNRTYPQVGVPDGHHAISHHQNRPEKMDKNVKIQTYHIGLFAQFLERMRTTRDGDGSLLDHSVILYGSNMSNSNAHNHFPLPNLVTGGASGRLKGNRHLRYPDHTPMTNLLLSVLDKSGVNIETLGDSTGKMADL; encoded by the coding sequence ATGTTCATCAGCAAGAGACATCTTTCGCGGCGCACCTTCTTGAAAGGCGCCGGAACCACGCTCGCTTTGCCTTTTCTGGAATCGATGATTCCAGCCATGACCGCGCAAGCGGCAACGAACTCCGGGACCCGCCTGGCTTTGGTCTATGTCCCGCACGGCGCGATCATGGACCGCTGGACCCCCAAAACGGAAGGCGCGGACTTCGAATTCACACCGATCCTGAAACCGCTCGAACCGTACCGGCAGTACGTCAATGTCGTGAGCGGACTGGGCCATAAGGCCGCGGATTCCACAGCCGTGCATTCACTCAGCCCGACAACGTGGCTGAGCGGTGTTCGTCCGAAGCCGACGCAGGGTCCGGACGCTTACGCCGGCGTTACGGCGGACCAGATTGCGGCGCAAGCCATCGGCCAGGACACGCAGCTTCCGTCGCTGGAACTCGCTACAGAGGATCATTCGGGGCTTATCGGTGAGTGCGACCGCGATTACGGTTGCATCTATATGAACACCCTTTCGTGGCGCACTCCGACGACTCCGCTGCCGATGGAAATCAATCCGCGAAAGGTTTTCGAGCGCATGTTCGGCCAGGGCTCGAACGCCGCGGAACGCCTGACGCGCAAGCAACAGGACCGCAGCATCCTGGACGGTTTCATGCAGCAGGCCGCAACCCTTCAGAAGAAGCTCGGACCACGCGACCGCGCGACAGTGAACGACTATCTTGAGAGCGTACGGGAAATCGAACGCCGCATCGAAAGAACCGGCGTCGAGCAGACGAACACGGATGTCACGGTGCCCGCAGCGCCGGCGGGCATTCCTTATTCGTACGACGACCACGTAAAGCTGATGTACGACCTGCTCGTTCTTTCGTATCAGGCGAATATCACGCGGGTCATCACTTTTATGGTGGCGCGGGAAATCAGCAACCGTACTTATCCACAGGTCGGCGTGCCCGACGGCCATCATGCGATTTCGCACCACCAGAACCGTCCGGAAAAGATGGACAAGAACGTCAAAATCCAGACCTATCACATCGGTTTGTTCGCGCAATTCCTCGAAAGGATGCGGACCACGCGTGACGGCGACGGTTCGCTGCTCGACCATTCGGTGATCCTCTATGGCAGCAATATGAGCAACAGCAACGCGCATAATCACTTCCCGCTGCCGAATCTGGTAACGGGCGGCGCATCGGGCCGCCTCAAAGGAAACCGTCATCTGCGCTATCCCGATCACACACCGATGACGAATCTGCTCCTGTCGGTGCTGGATAAATCCGGTGTCAATATCGAAACGCTCGGCGACAGCACCGGGAAAATGGCGGACCTATGA
- a CDS encoding ankyrin repeat domain-containing protein: MSFVLAIVLALLQQNAAVNKTDLDGTTSLHYAVRSDDAALVDRLIRAGANVKAANRYGITPLYLACVNGNAAMIEKLLKAGADANAVSTEGETALMTASHTGNVDAVKVLLAHGADVNAKENWHGETALMWAVSQKHAAVARELIAKGADVNARSTVNKWERQNSAEPREKWLPLGGLSVLEFAARQGCVECVPVLVQGGADVNAPDQDAITPLLSAIINGHYDVANVLLENGANPTLADRTGRTPLYSAVDFHTMPASNRPSPKEIDNETGSLDLVKTLVAKGANINVQLKQQQPYRTKLDRGDDTMLTSGTTPLVRAAKAGDVAVMKILLAKGADAKLTTRNGINPLMAAAGLGTKEEDTTGRRKTQADAIEAIKLCLAAGIDVNAADSRGQTALHGAAFQGFDDVVQFLAAHGGKLDVKDRQGKTPLDSAKGLAGGVGFDGSSSLPHPSTAALIEKLLQGQ, encoded by the coding sequence ATGAGCTTCGTCCTCGCCATCGTTCTGGCGTTGCTGCAACAGAACGCAGCGGTCAACAAAACCGACCTCGACGGCACAACCTCACTACACTATGCCGTGCGAAGCGATGATGCCGCGCTGGTAGACCGCTTGATTCGAGCGGGAGCCAATGTCAAAGCCGCGAATCGATACGGGATCACGCCGCTCTATCTGGCCTGCGTTAACGGCAATGCGGCGATGATTGAAAAGCTTTTGAAAGCCGGCGCAGACGCGAACGCCGTCAGCACGGAAGGTGAAACGGCGCTGATGACCGCCTCGCACACAGGTAACGTCGATGCGGTGAAGGTGCTGCTTGCCCACGGAGCCGACGTCAACGCGAAGGAGAACTGGCATGGCGAAACCGCGCTGATGTGGGCGGTATCGCAAAAGCATGCCGCCGTTGCGCGCGAACTCATCGCCAAAGGCGCGGACGTCAACGCGCGCTCCACTGTAAACAAGTGGGAGCGGCAGAACTCGGCAGAGCCGCGCGAGAAGTGGCTGCCACTGGGCGGGTTGAGCGTCCTCGAGTTTGCGGCGCGCCAGGGTTGTGTCGAATGTGTTCCCGTACTGGTGCAAGGCGGCGCCGACGTGAATGCCCCGGATCAGGACGCCATCACTCCGCTGTTGTCCGCGATTATCAACGGGCATTACGACGTGGCGAACGTATTGCTGGAAAACGGCGCGAACCCGACTCTGGCCGATCGGACCGGCCGGACGCCGCTTTATTCCGCCGTCGACTTCCACACCATGCCGGCGTCGAATCGGCCATCGCCGAAAGAAATCGACAACGAGACGGGCAGTCTCGATCTCGTCAAGACACTGGTAGCCAAGGGCGCAAACATCAACGTCCAATTGAAACAACAGCAGCCTTACCGGACAAAACTCGATCGCGGCGACGACACGATGCTGACCAGCGGTACCACGCCTCTGGTGCGTGCCGCAAAGGCCGGCGATGTAGCGGTCATGAAAATCCTGCTGGCCAAGGGCGCCGACGCCAAGCTCACGACACGGAACGGGATCAATCCCCTGATGGCGGCTGCGGGTCTCGGCACGAAAGAAGAGGACACCACCGGCCGCCGCAAAACCCAGGCGGACGCCATCGAAGCGATCAAGTTGTGTCTCGCTGCCGGCATCGATGTGAATGCCGCTGATAGCCGCGGACAAACCGCTCTCCACGGCGCCGCATTTCAAGGCTTCGACGACGTCGTGCAGTTCCTGGCGGCGCACGGCGGGAAACTTGACGTCAAGGATCGGCAAGGCAAGACACCGCTGGACTCGGCAAAAGGCCTGGCAGGCGGTGTCGGCTTTGATGGAAGCTCGAGCCTTCCGCACCCCTCAACTGCCGCATTGATCGAAAAACTGCTCCAGGGGCAATAG